From Toxorhynchites rutilus septentrionalis strain SRP chromosome 2, ASM2978413v1, whole genome shotgun sequence, a single genomic window includes:
- the LOC129766025 gene encoding uncharacterized protein LOC129766025 gives MEEGFPSTEDKSPQLTDGTGYRSLVGALLYISICARPDVAASVAILGRNVSSPTEADWVTAKRVVRYLNSTKEWKLTYSDTGGELIGYTNADWAGDAAIRKSTTGFVFQYAGAAVSWVSRRQSCVTLSSMESEYVALSEASQELIWLRNLLKDMCEQQSDPVKVMEDNQSCIQFGKEESSERKNRRFGKEESSVCAWTFREAAV, from the coding sequence ATGGAAGAGGGTTTCCCGAGCACGGAAGATAAGAGTCCTCAATTAACAGACGGGACGGGATATCGAAGTCTCGTTGGAGCGCTGCTGTACATTTCCATATGTGCTAGACCGGATGTAGCAGCCAGCGTGGCGATATTGGGTCGGAATGTGAGTTCGCCAACGGAGGCGGATTGGGTGACGGCTAAACGAGTTGTACGTTACCTGAATTCGACAAAAGAGTGGAAATTAACGTATAGCGACACAGGTGGAGAATTAATTGGCTATACGAATGCCGATTGGGCCGGTGATGCAGCTATAAGGAAATCTACAACTGGTTTTGTCTTCCAATATGCCGGTGCGGCAGTATCGTGGGTAAGTCGGAGACAAAGTTGCGTCACACTGTCTTCGATGGAATCCGAATATGTGGCGCTGAGTGAAGCAAGTCAAGAACTGATTTGGCTTCGAAACTTGCTTAAGGATATGTGCGAACAACAGAGTGATCCGGTCAAGGTGATGGAGGACAATCAAAGCTGTATCCAATTCGGAAAGGAAGAATCGTCGGAAAGGAAGAATCGTCGGTTCGGAAAGGAAGAATCGTCGGTCTGTGCTTGGACATTTCGTGAAGCAGCTGTGTGA